Proteins encoded by one window of Calditrichota bacterium:
- a CDS encoding CHRD domain-containing protein, protein MNVRLQLFLIAALLALVPPLSAAIFTFNLDGQQAGTNSEATGIGFVGFNEEDNHLEIVVEHTLENAIAAHIHRARAGQNGGVVFPFDSPASPIRATWDSMSAADIEALLAGELYVNIHSSAHAGGEIRGQIVPSLSDSLPGYTFTFMIQASQANRGEGVESDASGSGFGVLAAGGEWFFLWVTHDVENATAMHVHQAPPGENGGVVLPFPNADQESDEFFFMNGELIDALWAGNLYFNIHSEAYAGGEIRGQIVQSVFDFEPEVTFSFAADGSQANAGAGTGSEAIGKFLTLLNLERNTVKIFGEHSVENATVAHIHRGARGVNGGVVFPFRSGASPIKESWRIDSENLIALEAGELYVNIHSGAHAGGEIRGQIVDVEDLDWASVEVGLDGSQANAGAGVETDAMGFFEVHLSPDGSMVGVRGFHDVDFTTAAHIHRGAPNENGPPIFTLESGFGSVFDVWFIGEEDLADLVAGNLYIQVHSRTFAGGEIRGQIPAFESAPPEGRIGLLPNRVELETPYPNPFNSSTTITFRAGSLTPARLTVHDLAGREIARLYDRVAFGRQTVVWNADGMPSGTYFLRLRTPFGVQNAKVLLVR, encoded by the coding sequence ATGAATGTTCGCTTACAACTTTTTCTCATCGCTGCACTGCTTGCATTAGTCCCGCCCCTTTCTGCCGCCATCTTCACATTCAACCTTGACGGACAACAGGCCGGCACCAACTCTGAAGCGACCGGCATCGGCTTCGTCGGCTTCAACGAAGAAGACAACCACCTTGAGATTGTCGTCGAGCACACGTTGGAAAACGCTATAGCGGCTCACATCCATCGCGCCCGCGCGGGTCAGAATGGCGGCGTCGTCTTCCCGTTCGACTCACCTGCCAGCCCCATCCGGGCGACATGGGACAGTATGTCGGCGGCCGATATCGAAGCCCTTCTGGCCGGTGAACTCTATGTTAACATCCACTCCTCGGCTCATGCCGGCGGGGAGATTCGGGGTCAGATCGTCCCCTCGCTGAGCGATTCATTGCCGGGCTACACCTTCACCTTTATGATTCAAGCCTCTCAAGCCAATAGGGGCGAAGGGGTTGAGAGTGATGCTTCTGGCAGCGGTTTCGGGGTCTTGGCGGCGGGAGGCGAGTGGTTCTTTCTCTGGGTGACTCATGACGTCGAGAATGCGACTGCGATGCACGTCCATCAGGCGCCACCCGGCGAAAACGGCGGCGTCGTCCTGCCCTTTCCGAATGCCGACCAGGAGAGCGACGAATTTTTCTTCATGAATGGCGAACTAATCGACGCCCTCTGGGCCGGGAATCTCTACTTCAATATCCACTCCGAGGCTTATGCTGGAGGCGAGATAAGAGGGCAGATCGTCCAGAGCGTCTTCGACTTTGAGCCCGAAGTCACGTTTTCATTTGCTGCAGATGGAAGTCAGGCCAATGCCGGAGCCGGCACCGGCAGCGAAGCGATCGGGAAGTTCCTGACGCTGCTGAATCTCGAACGCAACACCGTGAAGATATTCGGCGAGCACAGCGTCGAGAATGCCACCGTGGCACATATCCACCGCGGCGCCCGGGGCGTCAACGGCGGGGTTGTCTTCCCCTTCCGCTCCGGGGCAAGTCCGATCAAAGAGTCGTGGCGCATCGATAGTGAGAATCTGATCGCTCTGGAAGCCGGCGAACTCTATGTTAACATCCACTCTGGAGCACATGCCGGCGGCGAGATTCGCGGGCAGATCGTTGATGTTGAAGACTTGGATTGGGCCAGTGTGGAGGTCGGGCTTGACGGCAGCCAGGCCAATGCCGGAGCTGGTGTCGAGACTGACGCTATGGGCTTCTTTGAAGTCCATCTCTCCCCCGACGGATCGATGGTCGGTGTTCGAGGTTTTCACGATGTTGACTTCACTACCGCCGCTCACATCCATCGCGGTGCTCCCAACGAGAACGGCCCGCCGATATTCACCCTCGAGAGTGGGTTCGGATCAGTGTTCGACGTCTGGTTCATCGGCGAAGAGGATCTGGCTGATCTTGTGGCAGGGAATCTCTACATTCAGGTCCACTCCCGGACCTTTGCCGGCGGCGAGATTCGCGGCCAGATTCCAGCCTTCGAGTCGGCTCCGCCTGAAGGCAGGATCGGCCTCCTGCCAAATAGGGTCGAACTCGAGACGCCCTATCCAAACCCCTTCAACAGCAGCACAACGATCACGTTTCGGGCTGGTAGTCTAACACCAGCACGTCTGACGGTTCACGACCTCGCCGGTCGGGAAATCGCCCGGCTCTACGATAGGGTTGCCTTCGGTCGCCAGACGGTCGTCTGGAATGCCGATGGTATGCCCTCGGGAACTTATTTCCTGCGGCTGCGGACGCCTTTCGGGGTCCAGAACGCTAAGGTGTTGCTGGTGCGGTAA